The Astyanax mexicanus isolate ESR-SI-001 chromosome 7, AstMex3_surface, whole genome shotgun sequence genome has a window encoding:
- the pomk gene encoding protein O-mannose kinase, with protein MGRSSGRGAKCGVPAVFICLAALLCANVLLYIYLETVYQDSAPPSAHTNCHTGYFKVGTMSSCTPWLQCTEIRADVRRLRMIGQGAVKKVYLSEWQGQKVAVSVLSSEHYKDDFLHGVSMLRSMQSVRVVTLVGVCEEDGVFVTEYHPLGSALTLEATLAQDRYLRLNSWQMRLRLALDFVAFLVFLHNSPGGARVMCDSNDLHKTLSQFLLTSDLRLLANDLDALPRVEPGGQGVKCGHNQLTGEFVAPEQLWPYGEDVPFSDDRMPGYDEKSDIWKIPDVTRFLLGHVSGSDVIHFHLFQIHAQCKKQDPRQRPSAHEVMSVYRSVYDSMKESHTEIVRDML; from the exons ATGGGTCGCAGCAGTGGACGTGGGGCGAAGTGTGGAGTGCCTGCGGTGTTCATATGTCTGGCAGCGCTGCTCTGTGCCAATGTGCTGCTCTATATTTACCTGGAAACTGTATACCAGGACAGCGCTCCACCATCAGCACATACAAACTGCCACACAGGATACTTTAAGGTGGGCACAATGAGCAGCTGCACCCCCTGGCTGCAGTGTACCGAAATCAGAGCTGATGTTCGTCGCCTCAGAATGATTGGACAAGGAGCTGTAAAGAAG GTGTATCTGTCAGAGTGGCAGGGGCAAAAAGTAGCAGTGTCTGTCCTGTCCTCAGAACACTATAAAGATGATTTCCTTCATGGAGTCTCCATGCTGCGTTCCATGCAGAGTGTCCGTGTGGTGACACTAGTAGGTGTGTGCGAAGAAGACGGGGTGTTTGTAACAGAGTACCACCCTCTGGGGTCTGCACTTACACTGGAAGCTACTCTTGCTCAGGATCGGTACCTCCGGCTGAACTCCTGGCAGATGCGGCTGCGACTGGCACTGGATTTCGTTGCCTTCTTGGTCTTCTTGCACAACAGTCCAGGGGGCGCACGTGTCATGTGCGACTCTAATGATCTACACAAAACACTCAGTCAATTCCTGCTGACTTCTGACTTGCGGCTCTTAGCAAATGACCTGGATGCACTACCACGAGTGGAGCCTGGGGGTCAAGGGGTGAAGTGTGGTCACAATCAGCTGACGGGAGAGTTTGTGGCTCCGGAGCAGCTTTGGCCTTATGGCGAGGATGTGCCTTTCTCAGATGATCGAATGCCTGGCTACGATGAAAAGTCAGACATTTGGAAGATTCCAGATGTGACACGTTTCCTGTTGGGTCATGTCTCAGGGAGTGACGTCATCCACTTCCATCTCTTCCAGATCCATGCACAGTGTAAGAAGCAGGATCCAAGGCAACGGCCATCAGCGCATGAGGTCATGAGCGTGTATCGCTCGGTTTATGACAGCATGAAGGAGAGCCACACAGAAATTGTCAGAGATATGTTATaa